A window of Carassius gibelio isolate Cgi1373 ecotype wild population from Czech Republic chromosome A3, carGib1.2-hapl.c, whole genome shotgun sequence genomic DNA:
gaataaaaaataaaaaaaaagctgaatttgatattttttttccatgtcgTTACATTATTAAgagcataagatttttttttctttaaagattcctacttttaaataataaacaaaaagacattcaaaacttttttttttaatcccaaaTTCATTTGATTTTTTATACCAACCTTTGTATAAAAATCATTCTCAACTATTTTATGAAAGAAATAACAGACTTGATGtaccattttttttatgcaacatGAGGGTAAAATGGCCATAAACTGGTTATCCCATTATGTACAATGTATCTCTGTATacaatttgcattttaatttttttgggggcaacatgtaatgaaaaaagtgCAATAATGGTAGTAATAATTGCcaattttttcataataatatctaatatttcaaaggaatattgaaatataaattatttccaTTTTCATTCGTTGTGTCTCCcctaaaatatgcaataaacatgcttttagtcCTGGTGTACAGTGGACATGTATCCCTGCTAACACACGACGTCACAGTTACGTCACGTATTGGTAATTTTTGGTAATTCCATTACCAACTGACAACGTAACTACGACGTCGCATGCCCGTAAGTTTATTACCATTTACATTACCAAACATTACCAAATGTTACATTACCAAATCACAACGTCGTCCGTACGTCCTTCCAACGTGACCAGATAACCAAAAACGTCCCAGATAGGTTCTCTATTGGTAATATTTTGTTAACTTCATGCCTTAGTAACGTAACTACAACGTCATATGGACGTAATTTCATTTCCAGAATTTTTGTACGTTCTTTTTATGCTCTCTGAGTAGTGctatttaaaaagtataattaaaCTAAAGACACAAGATTAAACGTTCCTTAaagataaaatgtatttctttacacCAAGTCAGAATGTGGACATGTTTTAGTGACGTGTCCTACAGCGCGCGCGCTTCCTCAACTGACGCCCCGCGCGCACAGTATTGACAAGTAAATAACATTTTTCGGTGTTGTGAAACTTTCTATTTTGTAAGGAGTTATGAACGTGAAATAAGGACACAGACTGGCTACACCATCTCATCTGCCGCAGATACTGTATCAGGAGGACAGCGCGTTTGTTTGAAGCACTTTTCACTTCAGTTGTGTCTGACAGGAGAATTAACGTTAGCTTTTCTGAGGCGAGTCttacaatatacaataaaacaacTTATCAATGTTATCAAAACAAAGAGTcaccactcactgctcttgactgaaaaactttaatatgtaaatatgtaatatgtaaactttaatacattttaaatgtataatttacacaGTGAACTGCAAAATACACAATGTAGCTGACAAATAAAGCGTTTATTTTATTCGTATGTGTAATTGTAATGCGTatctttgttttttatattattttcaataaagataaaataaagacTAATAATTTTATCTTCACCCACTTCACAGGGGCCCAATCAGAGAAAACGTTGTGCATCCCATTAAGTGTCAACTTGTTAAATGATCAAGATGTATCCCATTTACCCTGATACACACAGAGGGATTTGCAGGTATGTACTGAAACTTACTCTGAACAGCTTTGGAGATTTCCTTTAATGATGGCCATCTAATGAACTGACAAGCCTGCTCAAGTAATcatgaattcacacacacacacacacacacacacacacacacacacacacacacgaccagAGGACTGAAATACACCTAGAACATCTCAGCTTTTGATTTTCTGTAGATTTGCAGACAAATGACTCATTTTTTGTAAGTTCAACAAGGAAAAACCTTCTAGTATCTGTAGCAGTTATATTTCCAATCATTATTTTTCCCCAACATGCACCAATTGCattttgaaaaacaacaacattacatcAGCATTTTCTCTTCATTTTTATTCATGACAAATACAGGTTTTATAACGAACAAAATGAAAACACTTCTCTAAAACCGTATAAATTTGGGATTGAGCATACAGAGGGGAAAATAAGAGATAAAGCAGTTGAGAGACCGTCAAGTCTTCAAGTCAAAATACTGAACAGAACCGATCTTCAGTAAATCCAATGTGTGAGAGCGGACTGTACAGAGCAAACATGCCACAAGTGTTTTATTCACTCTGAATGCAGACTAACACAAGTAATGGTGGACCATGCCAGCTTATAGCAGTAAgaccaaaaaactaaacaaaacaacccaaacaaacataataaaaagAACAAGGTCCTGTGGAAACATTGTggattttacatttacatcttTATCATATAGGCCACTACATCTGTGGTTCACCTTGTTTTAAAGCAGCGGAGTTGAGCTGTCAGATGGACGTCTTCAAATCTTCCTCTCGCAGCTGTTCAAACTCCTCCTGATGGTCACAAACGGTCAGAGAGAACGCCATTAGTGTGTGAAACCAGACACATGCACAGCACAATCACAAACAGCATTTACACAACTCTTCAAAAATTATCAAACTACAAATTTTAACTCTCCAATCGGCAATCGACACATTTGATCACTTTTATAAATATCCTTTCTTTATCCGTTTTAAAACCTAGAGATTTCAATGTTCATATTTACAATGGCAGCAGCAGCGATAGCAACTGCTCGGCTGCAAGTAACAATGATTGAAGGAAagcacacagagaaaacaatGACATTTTGAAAGAATTGATATCCCTCTTCTACAAGGCCAGACTCTGACACTGTAGGCTGATCTTGCTCTGAAAGCATGCACTGCTATTTTAAGGACAACACAAGTAGGGAATTTAATCAAGACACGAAGAGAGAGAACGTAAAAGTGGAAGTTTACTTCCAAAAGACACACCTGCATTAAAACACAAGCTAATTAACGCTAGGGCTGAGCGATATATCCAAGATCCCTGATAGATTCAGCCATGATATACAATAAAACACTCGTGTGTATATACACTCAATGATTTGAATGGCTTTAAAAATTAAGTGGAGCATGAAATGCATGAAAGTTTACCAAGTCTGATTGATCCTATGAATCAAATCAAAACTGTGATTCAGCATTAATAGATAAATATTCATGTTTATTCCTGTGTACTCATATTAGTGCATATTAGGGCTGAAGATTTAACATGTAAATGTGTACATCATCTTTCACCTCATGCAAACTTAACTGCATAAGTCGTCACATTTCACTGTTGTTTTGTGTTCCCTTTAATTCACACTATTTTActactttcattttaaattttgtaGCCATTTCGAACAGGCTATGATGGCAAAATGATGGCTCCTCTttctaaaaagacaaaaaaaaaagctagttTAGGCCATTTGAGAAGTTCATCCATTAAGATGAACTGATACACATTTGTTTGGCTACATCACCCAGCCCTAAATCAAACCTATTACTGGTTACCAAACAGGCAAAATGAAAATAAGCGACACAAACAAGGAGAAAGATCTGTTTTGAGCTCAATCTGGTGTGATAGGTTACTGTGGGATATCAATCTGTAAACCTGACATCCACCCGTTTAGGCGTAGAGTAAAACCCATTGGCACTTGAAACCCAAACTGAGAACATTTAAATTGGGAAAGAAGAGATAGGGTAAAACAAACATCAAGCTCTGAGACACGTTCACAGGAAACAGCAATCAAATGGATGTGGGTAGTGAAAGGAGTACCTTGGTGAGTACCTGCACAGATTGACAGTATCCTTGATTTTTAAATGGGGTCGCATCACAACACCAACGCTGTGTGAGGTGCGGAAGTCAGCTGCAATAATTCATTAACCCTACACTTCCATCATCCCAAAGCTACCGGATCTCAACTTTAAGAACAGACGGTATTAAGAGAGCAACATGTCCATGTAActccaacaaaaaaaatgtaaatacatatatcTGGATTCATTGCAATTCAATGATCCTCTTATTAACACCTTACAGACATCAGATGGTAAAATGCTGTGTGCTTATGCATGTACATGCATACGAGCACACAATCATTTTACATGTGCAAATAGATGTGTGAATAACTAGTTTAATCTTACTGCGAGCAAAGAGTAAACAGGTTGAGGTAGTAAAGGCAGAGttaggaaaaaataaatcaaataaaaataaacacgtAAATTTGGAAGAGAACTTGTCTGAGGAGACAGATGTATGACCGATACAAAACGAGGTACCTCCAAGCATGTTTTTCAGGACTACACTGGCCTTTCCCTCTGGGTTTGTTTCTTTCTACTTTCTTCTGTTTCATCAGCCTAGTCCCCATCTTCAGTGCATACTTACGATGCACTATTAAAAAACAGGAAGAAAAATCACAGACAGAACTGAAAGAAAAGGGGGGAAGGGGAGAGGGGGAGAGACCCGGGCCGGGGGGGACGGTGCACTTACCTGGGGCTGATCTGAGGTCCTATCAGACCAGTTTTAATTGGACTGTGTGTCACCTTCAGAATGTAGCTCTTGCGCGGTGCCGTTCACTTCCGCTTTGGGAGGCTCGGCCTCCATGGGCTCGGGCTTGGAGAGCTCTTTAGACTTCTCAACCGAGCCCTTTCTGCTGCTCCTTTTCTCATCGGAGGAGTCCTTGTGCTCTGTGAGAGGAATCACAACTGCTTTCAGTACACAGACATCGGTATCTGGGCCATTCAGAAAAATAGAGTTAGATTTGTGAAAATTTGATTGAGTTTCACAAGTCAGTTCAAAGTGTTTCAATGAAATTCTTCCAAACTTCTAATGCAATGATTCATTTGTCTGTATGTTTAATGAAGACTCGaacattttttcttaaaatgcCATTTTATAATGATGTATAACGGAGTATTTCTGTGGCAAATAGACTCCTTCTGCATTTGAATAAGTTTaggtagtttttttgtttttttttggagcatGGCCGTTCTTGACATCATAAAGGGTAGatttaacattatataatgcaaaaatgtatcctaaaaagtttattttctctTTAGTTTACTTCCATTAAATGACTGTAACCTAACTGGTAAAAGTTACCAAAGGTTTCCTCTTTTTGAAAGGTGGTGGGTGAGGGGTGccaaacaaaacaatacaaaccaaacttaaacaaaaaaaaaaaagattttgtcctATTTAAAATGCAACAAAAGACACAATGCTCTGATCAAAAGCTAACAATAACAAAGAAGTCTCCTGGAACTAATGGAGATTAAAGGCCACACCTTTGTCCCTAGAGGATTTGTCCTTGTCTCGGTCTCCTCTGTCCTTGTCCTTGTCTCTGCTGCGGCTGCGGTGCCGGTGGCTCTTGCGCTCGGCGCTGCGGGACCTCCTCCTCTCCCTGCTGTGAGAGCGTCTCTTCCTGTCCGAACGCTCCCGGCTGCGCCTCCTCTCTCGCTCACGACTCCTGTTGATGTGTGAGAGTTTATCTAGCAGTACAAGCTAAGCCACAACAGGTGAAGATCTAGTAAAGTATGTTAAACTGGTATTGTTATTGATAACTAAATCAAActatcaaaaaaacatttttgttaactaCAATATAGctgaaatatgaatattatatataaaaaactagaaaatttaatttaattttaaaaaaggataatataaaaataaaggctAATTCAAAAAATTAGTAAACTCTATAAAAgcatataaataattctaaaataacacaaacaaaataacTTTCCCTTTCCAATATAACAaaaaatgataatattttgtacATGCACCCAGCTCAGTTTGTGTGTCCCGAGTTGTACCTGCTGCGCTTCCTGTCGCGCTCCTTACTCCTGGACCTCTTCCTGTCTCTCGAGCGGCTCCTGCGCCGGTCAGACGTGCGGCTGGAGTGTCTACTGTTGGAGTGACTCCTCTTGCGCCGGTCTCTTTCCCGTTCCCTGTCCCTATCCCGCTCTCTCTCCCGCTCGCGTTCCCTCTCCTtctcccgctctctctccctctccttttctctctccctctctttctccttctccttTTCTTCCTCTTTGCGTCTTTTCTCTCGATCCTCTCGTTCACGCTCCCGGtcctccctctctttcttccctggctcctccctctcTGGCTCCCCAGAGCGCCGACGCAGCTTCTCCTGTGCGATCAAACAGAAAATCAGGGGTTAAAAATCAACAACTTAAGATTTGCACCAATGAAGTTCATATGAAAATgtggtaattgttttttttttttttttacataatacatttttatatattttatgatttaatacaagtttaacaaaacaaaaaacttttaatcaaatgaaaatacaattaatttacattaagCTTTAGTCAAATAATGTGCTGCActagtgatttaaaaacaaacatatatcttttatatttttattatttaaaaagtttaattaagAACTAAAACGTTAAACCATAAAGCTAAGACCTTCATGTTTCAGTATTTGTTTGGATATattatgtgcgtgtgtgtatacaACTTTATTCaatagttttaataaatttaCTTAGAATGTGCCCTTCcatattttcatcaaaaatacttGTAGGATTGGTGGAAATGTCTATAATGGACCCCAAGTCATGAGATTGACTATCAACTCACCTTCAGTTCCTCGACCGTGGCTTTGATTTTGGCATAACCCATATGCTGCTTTCCCATCAGATGATCATCCACCCTGGACTGAGCGTCACCCACGATGAGGAACGCACCACACACTTCACACACCTCCATCTGCTTCTCCTGAGCAGCAAAGCTCTCAATCGTCTGACAAACAAGAAAACATGTCAGTGCCCAAACGTGCTCGTCTCGATTTCAAACTGAAAGCCCATGACATACGGatatatttaacaattaaatacataaacagGTCACATATGTCTGGTTAAACCTGGATGTGTAACTCACTGAAGGATTGGAGCTGAGCTGCTCCCTCTCCTCCTTCAGCTGCTCCACCAGCTTCATCATGCCCTGCGCCTCCTCGACACGGCCCTCCGAGCCCAACTCCTCAATctgagcacacaaacacacatttacatgccTCTCCAACAAAACCACACCTGTATCTCAGCTTATGACACCAAGAGCCCACCTGAACAACAAGCTCCTCAATCTTCGTGGTGAGGACCTGAGCTTTCTCCTCGTTCTTCCCAGCTGGACCCGGTGCCTGGAAATCAGAGTTCGGAGTGAGACACGCCGCATACAAGCATAGTGTGGATTTCACTTTTAAGTTATTATAAAAGCAGCATATGAATATAACAGACTGTCCTAAGCAGATGTGCAAGATGAAGAATCAGGCAAAGAAATCTGGTAATATAAAGATGTAAAGACAGTGGAGGCTACAGAAGTGCTTACTCCAGAGTTCTGCTGGGCTTGGGACAGGGCTAAACGCGCATGCCCCCTCCGAATTCGGCGCTCCACCTCGGCCAGGAGGCTCTGCAGGTATCGCTGGAAGTCTCGCTCATAGCCATCCTTCATGAAGCGGGAGCTCTTCTCATACCTAAGACAATGTGAGACAATCAGGAGTCACAGGCTTAAAGAAAACTCATTCCAAATAAGAATAAGCAAAACTATACaaaaattcattcattaaatCATCTAATTTGGGAGATAAATGTGGTATTGATAGGTTTTCATGACGCTTACAAATATAGAGTATTAACTTACATTTTCCTCAAGTTCTCATCATGGATTTTTTCACAAGGACCTGGAAAATAAATGATACATCACAATGTGGATCGCAAGAATAAAACGAGACTAAGGTATATGAGAAGCGGTGCTTACCCAAGTCTGATCGTGTGTTTGTGAAGAGTTCAGCAGGGCAAAA
This region includes:
- the LOC127944755 gene encoding luc7-like protein 3 → MLSAAQLLDELMGRDRNLAPDEKRCNVRWDHETVCKYYLCGFCPAELFTNTRSDLGPCEKIHDENLRKMYEKSSRFMKDGYERDFQRYLQSLLAEVERRIRRGHARLALSQAQQNSGAPGPAGKNEEKAQVLTTKIEELVVQIEELGSEGRVEEAQGMMKLVEQLKEEREQLSSNPSTIESFAAQEKQMEVCEVCGAFLIVGDAQSRVDDHLMGKQHMGYAKIKATVEELKEKLRRRSGEPEREEPGKKEREDREREREDREKRRKEEEKEKEKEREREKEREREREKERERERERERDRDRERERDRRKRSHSNSRHSSRTSDRRRSRSRDRKRSRSKERDRKRSRSRERERRRSRERSDRKRRSHSRERRRSRSAERKSHRHRSRSRDKDKDRGDRDKDKSSRDKEHKDSSDEKRSSRKGSVEKSKELSKPEPMEAEPPKAEVNGTAQELHSEGDTQSN